The DNA window ACGGTCAGCGTCGGCCGCCCGCGCGACGGGCGCGGCTTCCTGCTCCGGGTGACGCTGCCCGACGACGGACGGGGGACGACCGGATGACCGAGCCGATCCGGCTGCTGCTCGCGGACGACCAGGCGTTGGTCCGGGGCGCGCTGGCCGCGCTGCTCTCGCTGGAGCCCGACCTGACCGTGGTGGCCGAGGTGGGCCGGGGCGACGAGGTGGTGCCGGAGGCGCTGCGTACCCGACCGGACGTGGCCCTGCTCGACGTGGAGATGCCCGGCCTGGACGGGGTCGCGGCGGCCGCGGCGCTGCGGGCGGCGCTGCCGGGCTGCCGGGTGCTCGTGGTGACCACCTTCGGCCGGCCCGGCTACCTGCGCCGGGCCATGGAGGCGGGGGCGAACGGGTTCGTGGTCAAGGACACCCCGGCCCGGCAGCTCGCCGACGCGGTCCGCCGGGTGCATGCCGGGCTGCGGGTGGTCGACCCGTCGCTCGCCGCGGAGACCCTGGCCACCGGCCCGAGCCCGCTCACCGACCGGGAGACCGAGGTGCTGCGCACCGCCCGGGGCGGCGGCACGGTGGCGGACCTGGCGGCGACGCTGCACCTCTCCGAGGGGACGGTGCGCAACCACCTCTCCGCGGCGATCGGCAAGACCGGCGCCCGGAACCGGGCCGACGCCGTCCGGGTGGCCGAGGAGAACGGCTGGCTGCTCGGCGACTGAGCCGGCTCAGGCGGTGGCCGGCGGGGCGGGGAGCTGGTCCACCACCACGACCGCGGTGCCGGGGCGCAGCTCCGCGAGGAGCTGCCGCTGCCCGCTGCGGGTGAGCCGGATGCAGCCGTTGGTGACGTTCTTGCCGAGCGTCGCGTCGGTGTACCAGCTGTGCAGTCCGATGTGCGCGCCGCGCAGCCCGGTGGGCACCGCGTCCGGGTCGTCGGGGATCGCGCCGAGGGCGAAGATGTCCACCCCGCCGTACACGTCCTGCGGGGGCGGGGTGCGGCCCAGCACGAAGG is part of the Micromonospora halotolerans genome and encodes:
- a CDS encoding response regulator transcription factor, with protein sequence MTEPIRLLLADDQALVRGALAALLSLEPDLTVVAEVGRGDEVVPEALRTRPDVALLDVEMPGLDGVAAAAALRAALPGCRVLVVTTFGRPGYLRRAMEAGANGFVVKDTPARQLADAVRRVHAGLRVVDPSLAAETLATGPSPLTDRETEVLRTARGGGTVADLAATLHLSEGTVRNHLSAAIGKTGARNRADAVRVAEENGWLLGD